In Bactrocera neohumeralis isolate Rockhampton chromosome 5, APGP_CSIRO_Bneo_wtdbg2-racon-allhic-juicebox.fasta_v2, whole genome shotgun sequence, the genomic window GATTTTCCAACGTGTATGTGTTTTAGTTTAATTGAATTTGTTGCTTAAGTGGCACATATCATATTTTGTTGCCAACAAGATTTCTTATgcttaattgtattttaattttttattgtacatTATACTTAATTATGAAGCTCTTTGTTATTATCATctttgatttaattaatttaaataaaaaaagaaaacaatgtaAAAAAGGTTTAGAACGgagttaaatgaaaatttaaacaaaaaactacaaaatatgCATATGCTGGTTTGTttgattgtatatatgtatgtatgtatatgtatgcgtgcgACTGTGGATATATTTACAAACGATAAAATGAGGGGTCGAAATTAAGAGATTTTGAAATTACAAATGGTTGGCATTGAAAATAGAATCTCACTTGCATTTGAGCTATAATATTTGATTGTGCTCATATCAAATTAATTGTATAGTTAATGGCTAGCAATGTTTAACCTTtctattttttacatacatacatatgttagcagatattttttttttgcaaacgccCTTGCAGTTACAGTTTTTGCCTTAAAAAGGATGTAACGTAAATAAAAGCTCTCTACTTTCAGTTTAAAACGTGGCtatattacaaaacaaaacaaaatagcaCATCTTTAAGAAAACGAAATTCATTCCTTTTCAAGTTATGCACCAAATGTAATGTATGCATACAGCACACCAtgccgtatgagcaacacagcaTACATAGATCACTTGCATCAAGTATTACTAAGAATACTTGATAAATAACTTTGAGGtagtataacttttaaagttttCATTAGAACATcacttttttgaagtttactttttttaatacaaaatataaaaatctccCATGGTTTTTACATGGAAGATAAATATGATTTAGACgggttaattgaaaataaagagcttTTTACATTGTATTCTTTCGTAAGAGCAATAACTTCAAGGgggtttgcaaaaaaattataaatttgaaaataaccgacaccctaatatacaaaGATGAGTCATATTCCGATTCCCTTTTACTTTATATTACGCTTAGTTATTacaaatttcgaatatttagCCCTTGGAAATCCGAAATATtctttgtataaaatgataaccTACCGTGGCTTTGTTATGGAGTATgaccataaaaatatataaaatatctttttaatccTATCTTAATTTACCTGATTTTTGCAATTCAATATACATTAATTTTGTAGATACGGTTGAAGTTTGCATATTTTTGAGATTCGAGTAATGAAAATGTAAGATTTTTGGAGTGCTGCTACAATTTCCAACAACATAAAAAGTGGTATTTACACTTAAATATCGGTTCACTTGTGAACTCTATTTCACTCTTaacgaatttctttattataaatttgatGTGCACATCTTTAGGCTAGATAAATGTGATTCAATTtacataactaaattttttggatggaaatataaaattatagtttGGTGGGTTTGAAGTAATCACTATTTGGTAGAAAATGTGTTTAAGAAGCGTGGTGCGgctgatattttaatttaaggcTTATGATTGCTACATACATTCATTAATGTATAATGAATATAGAAACATTTAAGGGAAGGAAAAATCTGAGCGAAGTGCAAGTATTAGCACTTAAATCtcatgtatatattataagtacgtatgtatgtacatctacaCAAAAGTTATGCGCGATAAGCGTTAATCACAGGGCAAAGTAACTTTTTTGATTGCAATTAAGCAAAACAATTTACTCAATGAGTAACCTTTATAAGAATAACTCAACGCTTAATAAGCatgaattcaaatttaaaaacttgGTAATTGTATTGCTAAAACTTAGTataaccataaaaaaaaaaaaaacaaataactacaaacatacataaattattggTAAATGAAATGCAATTACGGAgctaaattttatgaaacaatACTAAAAGTAAAATTGTGCACATAGTTAcaaatacttaaatgtaaaattcttaataattaaaatttgtacattgaatgttttttctaaaaaaaaattaaaaaaaagaatcaatGAATAgtgataaatatttgaaattcaaattaaaaactctaaaatacattttaaacaaaagCATTCTGGCATATTACGGTACACGTACACTtacatttctaaatatgtacatacataaatatgcatgtaagtatgtatataagcctGTATACAAgtccatacatacatgtatactatacgtacatacatacatgtatactatgcgtacatatacattttcaatttaaatacaaaGTAATTTGCAGAAATAGTATGCAAAACTGGCGCAATAATATGCATAGTCGTGAATATTAAAActcgaataaaaaaaatgattttggtTTATTCAAAACTTTCAACACAATTTCAAGttgattatttttaagaaactaCAGCGGGACTagttattttcacaaaaataaatggTATGTGTTTCGCGGTAATATGCCGGGTTATCAATtagaagcaaaacaaaaaacaaaaaaaaaaaaatagaaggaataaaaaaatttactgcaaTGGTATATTagacaattacaacaacaaatacccTATAATTCTGTACAGGTGTTTGAAAACTAATTTCAATTACGAAAACAACATGAAAAATTCAATCAagcaacaatttaaaaataacaaaataacaggaatactatatgaaaaatattacaatttacagaaatacaaaaatgcataaaatgaatatttttgatgTGAATTCAATACAAAACTGCTAGAGAATATATACAAATCACAAAAATCCATACATATgctatgaaataaataaataaatacacatgcatatgtctgtgtacatatgtatgtaagtatgtatgtatgcatattaataaaaatgaatttcaaGAATTTAGCAAGAcgaaagttttcattaaaatggTGCCACTAAGCAAACGGGTCGatatttaaacaacaacaataaaaaattgcaaatacaattttcttcaaatttcatTGTTAAAATCATGAATAAATGTGTGTAcaacacaaatttattatttatgaaaataaatttcaattgcgAAAACAAGTTGAAATTTTTAGGTAAATTTGTAAAGAAATTGCATTGTTATAATTTGTCCTAACGAtagatattgaaataaaaaatatattttaaatgaaaaagtttaaaacattCAAGATATGTGTAATAACAATGtccattgcaaaaaaaaaaaaaaaaatgttggtgaGTATGAATGATGTATGTATGCGTCGAGGATCGAAGATCGATGATGATTCGATTCAGTTAAAATTGGACATACTGTACTCAAAACATATGTTAACCTAGCAGTGATGATAGAAGCTATTAGGGCGATATTTCCTTTGCTAAATAATAAGCTATTTATTAAAGAAGTTAAATAGAATGGAATTGTGCTGTAATAATAACATATAAAACTTTTAACTACATCAGCGGTGGAGTCGCAAGAATTTGTTCGAACCATTTATAGCAAAGAAAGCATATTTAacaggaaaaacgttaacttctgctgcactgaagctatatcCTTCACAAGActtagcataaaagggtatataaAGATACAAATCTTGGCTTTGGTAAGTCAATTTGTATAGCGCCTATACGCTTTAGTAAGTCCGATCTAaacattttttcggagattggaCCGTTGTCTTAAGCAATTTtccgtgcaaaatttcattatggtatctcgtcaaataaaaaagttgtctatacaagaggtggattttgatcgttcagttatggcaactatatgctatagtggaccgataAATGAGCTGCTCCTTTGGAAGAAAAGTAGGcacgcaaaaattaaaaattgagagaCTAATTTATTATATAGGCGTCTTTCTGTAAATTGACTCCACTCAtcatgctgattatttatatatatcttaTAGGAACGTTTCTACCACTTCATGGTAAGCTTAATataccagagaacgtaaaacgttgtttataacattttatgttcataaaacattgttttatatataaatttaagttcTTATTAGATTTCTTTCTCTCCatttgcgcctaaatgtatgcaaaaaatttggtaattttCTGTAGTTAACCCCTCAGTGAGACATAAATGAACGCGCGACGTTTTCTCCTTGTTCTTTGACAACCTGAACTCATTCACGGTAAATTTAAGAACATTCACATTCAATTTGACAGTCATTTCTGGCGTTGGAACAAACAATTTGCGAAAAACTTATTTGTCCGACTAATGGAAAGATTATAAGTGTAATTACGTTAGCGATAAAATCATTTATTCAAGTTGATAAAGTAGTGTGAATTAAGTAAATGCATCAGCTACTTTAGTATGTTAATATAGAGTAGAAATGCACATAGTTTTAAAgttgtgaaaacaaaaaatatttggggaATCAGTGGTTGTGTACAGATTCTGGATACCAAAATATTGAACTAAGCGGCAAGACATACAATGGCATTATCTACTGCAGGAGAAAATAGGCCACCTATTCTTCATATACTGGTTGTGGGATTCCACCACAAATTAGGCTGTCAGGTAGACTGAAGTAGaacatgaaaaatatattgtaaagcAGCTAttgtaaacataatttttataaatttgaaatattaggtTGAGTTCTCATATCCACCGCTAATACCAGACACAACGGGTAAAAATGAATGTCCATCTGGTTGGAAATATTTGCCTACATTAGCACTGCCCGATGGTTCACATAACTTTGGAGAGGACacagttttctttaatttgccTAGTCTGACCGAACCAACGGAGAGTGTGTATGGCGTATCGTGCTATAGACAAATACCAATTGAGGTAATTATTTGAAAGAGTATTATAATAGATCTcctcctatttttttttattttatagaaattaaaaattcgcaCAGCAGATATGACACGAAGTACAGTGCAAAAATCAATTGTAGTACTCGCTCGACTGCctatatatggttatatagaGGTTAAACTCTCGTTAATCGCGGATGCATTTTTTGAGAAAGGTGATTTTTCTTGCACGGAACTACTTATAAAAGCATACCAACAACTCAATGCCTGCTTATTGGATGATGAAACCCAACGACCACTACGTAATTTTTACGTTGGTTTATCGTTACGTGAAATCGTACTTCAATGGCGCCATAAGGTGCTCATTCTTTTCAAGTTGTTCCTATTGCAACGTCGAGTTGTGTGCTTTGGTTCACCGGTACGTGGCATGTGTGTGCTGGTGTTAGGCATCGCATCATTAATCCCACGTCTGCTGGAGAAAGGTTTTCAAGAGGTGGCTTGTGTGCGAACATCACGACCACTATCACCCATGCCGGATTTCACCGATTCTATACACCAGGAGACAGCAGAATTGAAGCAGGGTGAAGAATATTTAACTCCTTATGAGAAAAATGCTcaacagccaacaacaaaaatagtggAAGAAGTTTGTCAGAGTGAAGAAGATAACGGCGGTAGTGCCACCGGTGACACAGTAGATGATTGCACTTTGGTATCATCTGCTATATCAGCAGCGAGCCAAGCGGCTACTGATGACACATCAACTAATACATCATCGTCGCAGTCAACAAGAGAGCTCAACCGCCTTGATTCATTGGAGGGAGCCGGCGACATAGGAAACAAACGGTTTGCACGCAGCGATTCGCTAACTCGAGAAGGCAGTGTCGATACTTTGGCATGTAAGTGCGCAatatacaaagcaaaaaaaatatatatgcatttagaAAAGTTGTGCGAGAGTAAAAACTCTATCGAAAACTAAGAAATAACACATGTGTACATTTCACCAAACTATTATGGTTTTGAGTTCTATTATTGAGATTTGAGAGAAAGTTATTgaatgaatttgtttttttaaaacgctgttatacatatttaggaatattgctaaaattatttttctaatgattattttttacttttagcaACGCTATGCACATTATGCTCCATAAACCCAGACGAATATCGCGCACCTATTTCAATTTTCGCCAGTGGTAATCTATTCTTGCCGTATCTTTCGTTGCCATATATGGATTTACTTAGTGATCCATCTGTACTGAGCTATGTCATTGGCACTTCGAATGTATTGTTCCAACAGAAACGTCAACTTGCTGACGTGTTGGTGGACGTAGAAAATGGTGGACGTAGAAAATGCCAATATAGATGCACTTGATGGAGAAGTACGACGACAACTGATTTTAAGTACTGAGGATTTACGATTCATGGACTATATGCTTAAACATGTGCAATCGCCAAAAGAGGACGCTGAGGGCAGCGAGCATTGGATACGTGATCAATTTCAAGGCTATATTCTAGCGTTGTTACGTACGGCGGTGTGCAGCGGTAGGCTGAATAAGGCTTACtagtttttatgtttaatttctaACTCCATTTGCATTAATGCCTTTTAGATGTTACTACCAAAGACAACGAACACTTCAATGCACTTTTTATGCAGGCATTTAAACGCACACAATGTTTTCAAGAATGGTACGATGTGCGACCTGAAGCTGATTTTTTCGACGCTTTGCCCGCCGGACATCCATTTGCGGGTACACTTTCTGTAGCCGATATGAAGCTAAAAATTGCACAGTAGGTCATAAgagatttttgtttaaattagttctaaatttgattacatttttgtttcaagaaCAATGCAAAACAGTGAAAGTGGTCGCAAAATCAATCAAGCCGTAAACACAACCAGCCGTGTAGTTGGTAAgtacaaaacacaaaatatttatgtatgaggAGCAAGAGAAGTAACATTTCTCTATCAACACGTAGGAGTTGCACTCTCGCAGGCGAAGGGCACATTCTCTACCTGGTGGTCCTCCATCACTACACCTCCCACACAGGCTGCTGCCCCCGCCGAAGTTAGTGATGGAGAAAACAGCACAGCGGTATCTGCGAAACCGAGTATGGAACAACAATTGACGGAGCAGCCACAAGAAATCTCGATTACCTTCCAAAAAAA contains:
- the LOC126759742 gene encoding LOW QUALITY PROTEIN: late secretory pathway protein AVL9 homolog (The sequence of the model RefSeq protein was modified relative to this genomic sequence to represent the inferred CDS: deleted 1 base in 1 codon), with product MALSTAGENRPPILHILVVGFHHKLGCQVEFSYPPLIPDTTGKNECPSGWKYLPTLALPDGSHNFGEDTVFFNLPSLTEPTESVYGVSCYRQIPIEKLKIRTADMTRSTVQKSIVVLARLPIYGYIEVKLSLIADAFFEKGDFSCTELLIKAYQQLNACLLDDETQRPLRNFYVGLSLREIVLQWRHKVLILFKLFLLQRRVVCFGSPVRGMCVLVLGIASLIPRLLEKGFQEVACVRTSRPLSPMPDFTDSIHQETAELKQGEEYLTPYEKNAQQPTTKIVEEVCQSEEDNGGSATGDTVDDCTLVSSAISAASQAATDDTSTNTSSSQSTRELNRLDSLEGAGDIGNKRFARSDSLTREGSVDTLASTLCTLCSINPDEYRAPISIFASGNLFLPYLSLPYMDLLSDPSVLSYVIGTSNVLFQQKRQLADVLVDVENGGRRKCQIDALDGEVRRQLILSTEDLRFMDYMLKHVQSPKEDAEGSEHWIRDQFQGYILALLRTAVCSDVTTKDNEHFNALFMQAFKRTQCFQEWYDVRPEADFFDALPAGHPFAGTLSVADMKLKIAQTMQNSESGRKINQAVNTTSRVVGVALSQAKGTFSTWWSSITTPPTQAAAPAEVSDGENSTAVSAKPSMEQQLTEQPQEISITFQKNIEDPDRVNIHIEGEKKMTCTGSNTSSSGSEKLIDSAEELGEDEVVLDNKNISGEADSQTDISGEQLQQGIVEIGREADVLNKPKAAPLQTPTCGTDVANETPRDNGDVFIV